AGAATAATTCAAACCCTTATTTAACTCTTGCATGCTATGGTAGGTTAAATCATTAATCATCAAgttaataaaagaaaaatgaataaTCCTCTCCCATTCTCTTTCCCATTGATTTCAATAATCCATCATGTTGGATTAAATTGTAAGAAACACAAAATGGTAAAAATTATTCGTCTTAAATCTTTTCCCCTAAACCTCCGAGAAAATTATAATGTTCGAACCTCATATTAAAATGACCTTTACGAGTTCTTTAACATTTCTCAATAAACTTTAACgattcaaattatcataattttaatttttgatgaaATACGAGTGAGGATTTTGTTAGTGAATCCAATGTTCGGAGGAAAAATTCGTACTTAAATCTATAGGACTCTGTGATAAGATACTGAAAGAACCGGTTGCTTTCTTATCTTAGTTTCTAActaaattaaatatatgataaCGTATTAGATTTGAGATCGGGATAattttattaagatttaaatatttatctttaacaaagaaaaagatataaattatttataattattaaatcaGATTACAAGTCAAAGTACATTAAGATCCaacttgatctttttttttacTCGAATTCAAGTCAAACTTCTTTAATtatcaaaatcctaaaaattTATGTTGGGTGCTCCCGATAATATACTTAAGTCAATAAGCAAATCGAACAGGTCAAATATAATCTGAGCTTATGTGTGTTGGGATATATATGTAGAATCTTTTTTATAGTGAGTTCTCAAAACTATTACCTTCGTATGGTATGTTACTCATGGGAATTGTGGCATTGTTCTTGAGCATAACTACTGCTAGCCCGCACCATCCAGGGTATTATGTTCTGTCACGTGACGTAAATCGAACAATAGGGCAACTAGTTAGCTAGAGAGGGTGGTGCTATGAGATGTTAGTATGCCTACCACATGTGGTCATTTGGCGTTGGGGTGCCATCCACACAAGACTTGAGCTTTGACCACATGGCATTGTGGTAATGTTGATGTATGGCTTTGGCATGTCAACCACATGACAATACTATGTCAGATGCATGGAGCCAAGGTATCAATCGCCTAGAGCCGAGGTGTCTATCATATGGTGTCAATGCGTTGGCTAAGTGGTGATGACGTGTCGACCACATGGTAGCGAATGTTAGGCACGACGAATCAAGGCATTGGCTATTTGGTCTTGGTGTGTCAATAATGTAGACTTGATACGTCGATCATATGAAGTCGATATATTAGCTACATTATTTTACTCATAACACATGCATCTCCCACTTACAAAGTTGTGGAGCAAAGTGGAATCTGATCGTGAAGTGTTGCTTGGGTGGCTATTACGTCAAGGCCTAAAGGAATTTCTATAGTCAATAGGGGCTATGCTATATGAGGCGATGCTTGATAGGCCACCAAGGCCACATGCAGTGGAGCTCGATGGGTTGATAAGGTCATGCATGGTGCACTCGATGGGCATATAAGGCCATGGGCGATGGAGCTCGATGGGCCAACAAGACCGTACGCGATTGCATAGTCACATGATGTGGGTGTTCCCTCCCTTGATAGCTGCACAAATCCTAGCATGTTCTAATGCCTAATCACGAATCATAATAGCCTACGATTAAATTGATATGGCAGAATCCAAAGTCGTCATATGGTGATTATGTAGATCATGATAGATTTGATGATATTATAATGATGGCGACCTGAATAACCTCTTGGTCATTTAGATTATGCCATGTGCCCCTTTGTGACCTCGATCAAACCACTTTGTCTTCCTTTTTCAATGTGTTCGAGAGTTGAGCGGGCAACTAAGGAAGCATTGCCCTTGGCTCCTATAAATAGTGGGTTGATCGATACTCGCTCCCCATAACTATCTGCGATTCAGACCTCCTTAGTCAAGACATTTGGCTTTCGACTTCCGAATGCAAAAGATTTGTAATATTATCCTCCTTAACTTTCTCCTCTAGTTCTATAGACTTGAATAAGTCATCAATTTTGTTACCACCCTTTCTGTCAGTGACAAAAGTTTTATCCTCAGAAGGAGTCGAGTCATCCACGCTAATGGAGGATGCCCCTTTGAAAACGAATCCATCGAGTGGTGTGGCTCCATCACCTATAAGCAAAGTCTTTCAATTCGGACTCAATTTTGTTAGCCTCCAACCTAGATATCATCCAAAAGGTTTATTACATTTTGATCGAGTTTGAGGTAGCTTATGCTTGACTAAATTATTGACCTTATATGTCATGTCACTAGGTTGTACATGAACGGATGCCTATGCTTCttatttcatccataatattaacTTTGATCAAATTGAATCCTCATTTACATAGCTCTAAAATGATGGATAACCTCATGTAAAGGAGAATCAATGATGAAAATTGAAATAGAAATTAAGAAATCAAATGTGCCATAAGACATAAATTTAGCTTAAATTAATGTCCAATCTCATTTACGTTACTATTAATCAAACtcacataattaaaattttaacacAATTTTGGGTAttgttatattaaaaaaatacattaATCATGAGAGCCTCtacaagaaaatttatttttttggtacCTTAGTTTCATACTATggcaaaaaaataaatatgtttTTGTTTATACAGCATAGACAGCATAGACTGTACAACGTTCCTTTCTTTCTGTCATATAGCTCAGAATATTCTTGCAAAATAGGCCAACAAATCACTAGATTCTTAAACCATTTATGACTGATTATTATGTATCTCCAATTTCTCTTTAAACAACATAAATTGTAAAAAGTATGATCCATTAGAGCATTGTAGAAGGCACAGAAAGACACAAGAAGGGGATAAATCCATTAGATAGCTAACAAAAGATGACATTAAGTacatattttagaaaaaaaaggaaaaaaaaatacttgCAGTAACTTTATTGATTACAGAAAAAGAAGAATATTATCTTGTATTTTTCCCACACATGCTGCAGGTTTCAGACTTATTCCTGTTGTCTCTGAATGAGAGAGAGGTATACTTTTAGATGCAATAGACTTCACTGGAAGTAGAGACTGTGCCCTTTACAGTGGGAAGCTCATTCTACATATGGATTGTATATTGTCAGGTGGACTGAATCACCCCTGAGAATTTTCAGGGGTGACGTACATGGGTCCCGCATGACCCCTTGACGAGCTTCTCCAATCCAAGACCGCCAACTGTGGTGGAACAATCTAAGGGTGCACACCATGATTCTAAGCTCATCTTTAATCAGCATGCCCATGTTCTACCCAGTGGCTCTGTGGCCCACACGCCCCGAGCGTTCATGGAGTGAGCTCAGAGACCAGTGGAACTGAGCATGTTTTCCTGCCGAAAAAATCAAAGCAAACGAGAACTGAGCTTACCGAAACGAGTGATGTTGAGATGCGAACTGCCTTGACGAAAACCCATAAagctatgatgatgatgaggaggaggaggattcatTTAACCAAGGAAAAGTGTTCTACGACTAAAGCATGCACATAGCAGTAAAGGTGCCGCAGGCCAGCTCTCCAAGAGCTACATCTCATCTTTGTGCGTGGTCTTGCACAAGGAAAAAAGCTTCACCTAACAGATAGTTCTCAACACCAAACCCTGGTCCCAAACAGATATCAAACCGCGTGTGTTGCTTCACAAAAGCAAAAGCTGAAAGAGATAAAGGAAGAAAGCAGCACTGGCCGAAAACATGTAATCATTTGTTCTTCCGCACAACAACATTAATtctgatttatatatatatatcatgtagaCTTTCCACGAAGACAAGAATACAGTACTGCTGTTCCTTTATGTTctgagagttcgaagaatcgatcGAAAACTTGCATATGTTTTGCCTTGTGAATCGATTTCGAGTGGAAGTTGAGGGAGGTAGGCGCATGTGACTAAGAACAATGGTGATCATCATGTTAAGGTCATGATGTTGTAGGGTTACGGGTTCACTCATTCTTTCCTTTTCTTAAGAATGCTCTTTGATGAAGAGGTAGTACTGATGTTTGTGtgagtgaaagagagagagagagagagttgctggCTCATGATAGTCTCACCAACCCACCGATTGAGATGCAAGTCATAAGAATAATGTTGATAGTAAAGCATACAGTACAAAGTGAAGCTTGGATCCCTAGGAGATATATAAAGAAAAGGATGGTTGCGTCCTGGTTGAGCTCCCTGCAGATACCCTGTACAATCCCCAAATCAACATGGATATAAGCACCTCCCTTACTGTTCCTCACAGCTTAATCTAATGGAGCCTCCCACTTGTACAACCTGTGCACTAATCATGTGAAGCACCACTCTCGCTCTCCATCTCCACAACGCAATGATTCAGCCCATCTCCGAGAACCAACCTTTTCAGTGACTGTTGGCCAACCTCCATGAGTGTTTCCAGCTGCTGGCCAATGATCCGGTGCTGAATGCTGGAGAATTCACCCATTAGAACCATGCGAATGAGCATGCATTCTTCCTACAGTCCGCGGATATATGCACATCCGGGAGGCTAAATCAACCATCGCTTCACTCCATGGCTTTGGTGGGCCAGTCCGCTCGTGTGCTGCCTCGACGGCTCGGCCCCAGTCTCCACTTCGGAAAGAAAGGTGGAGGGAGGAAAGAAGCCGAGGAGAAGAAAAGGCCGGAGGAGAAGATTCTTTATAATCACTGAAGGCTCCTCTTTAGTCCCTCCAACTCGCAGCCAGCACGTAGgcgaaagagagaagagaagagagagagatggctTCCGAGAAGGTGGAGACCATCGTCGCGGGGAACTATGTCGAGATGGAGAGGGAAGGCGAGGTGAAGGCCTCGAAGAGCAAGCTCTCACGGTACTTCTGGCATGGCGGCTCCGTGTATGATGCTTGGTTCAGCTGTGCTTCCAACCAGGTGCTGGTCATGGCTCCAAATGCTATCGCTGCAGTCACATGCATGCCCTGTTTGCATTGGCTTAACATGAGGGGTGTCTGTGGGTGTGAGTTCAGGTGGCTCAAGTGCTGCTCACACTGCCATACTCATTCTCCCAGCTCGGGATGTTGTCAGGCATCCTCTTCCAGCTGTTCTACGGGCTGATGGGAAGCTGGACTGCGTACCTTATCAGTGCGCTCTACGTGGAGTACAGGACTCGGAAGGAGAGGGAGAAAGTGGACTTCAGGAACCATGTCATTCAGGTATAGATCATTATCAGCTTCTCTGCAAAATTAGCAGAATTCATCAGATATAGATCTTCGGGTAGTTTAAGGTGAGAGGAGAGTAAACATCATCTAAGTTGTTCACTTCTCTTCAGTGGTTTGAAGTCCTCGATGGGCTATTGGGAAAGCACTGGAGGAATGCAGGTCTGTTCTTCAACTGCACATTCCTTCTTTTCGGCTCAGTGATTCAGCTAATAGCATGTGCAAGGTGATGATGAATACCTTTCCACGATCTTATTTCTGATTCATCCTTCTACGAAGACATTTTTCCCACTTGTTCTTCTTTCTTGCAGCAACATTTACTACATCAATGATAACCTCGACAAGAGAACCTGGACCTACATCTTTGGGGCATGTTGTGCTACAACAGTCTTCATCCCTTCCTTCCACAATTATAGGATCTGGTCCTTCCTAGGCCTCCTGATGACTACGTATACTGCGTGGTATCTAACAGCAGCTGCCTTGCTCCATGGGCAGGTAATGATCCGAAGTCCCACCAATATGCTTCTTCGTCCCTTTGTTTCTCATGTTCTTGATGAGACTTGTAATCTGTTTCAAGGTGGAAGGTGTCACCCATTCAGGCCCATCCAAGTTGGTACTGTACTTCACAGGCGCTACCAACATCCTCTACACTTTTGGAGGCCATGCTGTCACAGTGTGAGACAGCCACCCTACGATCTATATGGTCTACGGATTCTATATGCTTAGCTTCCTCTGACAAGAGAACTTTTGTTGCAGAGAGATCATGCACGCCATGTGGAAGCCGCAGAAGTTCAAGCTCGTGTACCTGTTTGCCACGCTCTATGTGCTGACTCTCACCCTTCCGTCGGCAGCTGCAATGTATTGGGCCTTCGGCGACATGCTGCTCGATCATTCCAATGCCTTCTCTTTGCTCCCGAGGTCTGGATTCAGGAATGCTGCAGTCGTCGTCATGCTCATCCATCAGGTACCAACGCCAGTGCTCTGCTCGATGCGTCTCTGTTCATCTTGTGCTGATGCATTCACGAACTGATCGATGCTGCGCACAGTTCATAACCTTTGGATTCGCGTGTACGCCTCTGTACTTCGTGTGGGAGAAGGCGATCGGCATGCACAAGACGAAGAGCGTCTGCAAGAGGGCACTGGCGAGGCTGCCCGTAGTGATCCCGATATGGTTCCTAGCAATAATATTCCCCTTCTTTGGTCCCATCAACTCCACCGTCGGCTCCCTTCTCGTTAGCTTCACGGTGTACATCATTCCAGCCATGGCGCACATGATGACCTTCGCTCCCGCTTCTGCCAGAGAGGTAAGCGTTCTCGGAAGCCACACCACCATCGACTTTTCTGTGATCTCATCAAGTACATACTCCTAAGATCAGTCGATCGCTGCAGAATGCTGTGGAGAGGCCTGCATCGTTTCTAGGAGGCTGGGTTGGCCATTACTGCATGAACGCGTTTGTGGTGGTGTGGGTGTTGGTGGTCGGCTTTGGATTTGGGGGGTGGGCGAGCATGCTCAACTTCGTACATCAGGTGGATACATTCGGCCTCTTCACCAAGTGCTACCAATGCCCTCCAAGGCACTAATGAGTCGAGGGGGAAGCAAAGAGAAGTGGATTACGTATGTGTGTGAGTGTGGAAGGATTTGGCTGCTTAGATTGTATGTATGCTTAATGAGGTGCAATTGACCTGGAAAAACCATGTGTTTGTCGTAGCATCATTCCAACGGGGGTACTGTTACTGCtaatactactactactactaatatTATATTGGGGCTTTTACATGAAGGAATCAAAATCTCTTTGTAGTTTCATAGGAAAAAGTTGGATAAAGTTGAGCATGCTTATGTTTCAAGAAAGAGAGATGGTGAGCATTAAGTTGTACTGGAAGCCAAAAGCTTTCTTCTACATTCTCTTCATCCAGAGTTAAGAGTCTAAATtgcagttctctctctctctctctctctctgttcttcgATTCTGGAAAGATTGGAGCAAAACTCCCATCTTCTAATGCTGAAACAACTAAAAGCCTCGAAATGCTCCTCCAATGGTTTATCACTACATCTGTACATGATCACAAGTTGAAATAAGTTGGGCAAGATGTTGTTCACATTCACTGCACTTCAATCGGTTGATTCTCTGCACTTGATTTGATTGAGCATGAAAATGTATGAATGCTAAAAGAAGATAATAATGCTGCCTGCATTAAACTGCGTGGGGGCAATGAGACTTTCCTTCCCATTGGACCAGAGGCTGTGACATGCTGCCTGTGCAGACACTGAAGACCCATATCACAAGAAGAAAAGGGTGGAAGAAGATGGACTATGACGGGCACAAGGCCAAGAAAGAGAAAAGCCCCAAGGAGTTGATGCCAAATCTACTTGCTCTCGAGTTGCCATCTCATGTGATCGTTGTAAAGGAAGGTGGAGCCTCGGAAATGAGGTCTCATCTCGGTGTCCCCTTTTACCAAAAGCCACTTTCCCCCTTAGGAGACCTccacacaaagagagagagagagagagagagagagagagagagagatcatgttTCCGCACCACCTACCACTTGAGTACTTGTGATCTCGAAGACATGTACTGCTCAAAGAAAACCTCATCTTTCTCAGCAAAGGACGATTTAGAAGTCGCAAAGCTATTCATGTGAGGTTGTCGGTGCCACATCAATCAGCCAACTACTCATGCAATAATCCGAATCACATCGGATCATAGCGGTTGTTCCAAGTTGATGATGGACTTCAAGTACTACCAGTGTTGTGTCATATTGGATACAGTTAGAAATGAAAGGAAGGTGATGATGGTATATAATCCAAATAAATCTACTTCTAGTCCACTGATATGCTGAATCATCCATACTGTAAGAGGGCAAATGTACTGTCTGCTAAGCCACTCATGGCTCACTGTTGTGGAGTCGGAGTCACAAAGCTGGCACAGGTTTCTCCAATCTTATCACAGAATTGAAATGGGAGGAACATGACAAGCAAGTACCTGCTTGAAGAGAAGAGCCAAAATTCCAGGAATCAACCTTCTCTTCTCATCCAAATCCAGATGTTCTATCTGCACTGTTGCCAGCTCTGGTTGTGTTCTTGCCCTGCATCACATGATCAGCATCTACTCAGACAGTAAGAATTGGAAGGGTGAGGGCAGCTGAAGGCAATGGTTGGAATGTAGCATGGTGCTTGACATGCCTGCAAAAGAAGCAGCTTATCTTCTCATCAGTGATTCATCCAAGGAGTGTGTGAACACATGGAGTCCCTCTTCCAGGTTTGAGGCATGTCATTCCACTTTGTTCTTTTCACTTTGTGTCCCCACTTGGAATCCTACATCTTTATTGGCACTGGTAATACTCAATCCATCATATGGGATAAGGATGGAGCTCTGATATAGAAAGCATCATAGAGGCTGCAATGTCTTCTATGTGGAACCTGGTTGTCATGATCAATGAGCTCGGATGaagtgaaagaaagaaagaaagaatctatCAGGAAAAATCATGCCAAAACAGAAAATAACATTATTATGAAACATTGCCAAAAGGAAATTAAATCTCTGGAAAAAAAACACTTAGTTCATATCTCACTGTCTTACTACTTATCAAATCAAGGAAATCAATTTCATACTTGTGCTGGATTTAGTGATTAGTTCTATCACAGTTTCTGGAACTCGTATGAGAAAAGATTCAGGTATCAAAAAATCATACCTGGTTGATCTGGCTCCATTTAGAGTCCTCTTGGTTACACATAATCGATAGCATGGCTTCAAAGGCAAAGTTTCAGTTAACTGGAAACTCAAAAAGACACTACataacaagaagaaaagaaaacaaagcaaTGAATGGTACAAGGATTTATACAATTATTACTATGAAGTCTAATTTACTTCCTTAGGGTATACTCAACCTTACAGAACAGAAAATATTCACAGACAACACAGACTAAACAAGTTGGATGCAATTGGCAATGTGTTGATTCAGATTGCATGTACCTCTAACTCAAGAGTACTGAATGCAAACAGTAAGTATGTTATGAATCCAGCTATATAATCAGGTGTTGAGACTGACAAACAATGGATGATTTCCAAGACAAGATTCAAGCTATTTTGCAGCTCAGATGATAATATAAGATTTTCTACATGGAAATGCTATGAAAGACAAATATGAACAAATTTACATTCAAATGAGCACCAAGAAAACATGTAAAATTCAGCATGTTAGCTAATTTCTCCTATTAAAAAATGAGTTCCCATGGTCATTAGAGGGGTGAGATCAGAAGATGATCATGTACATATCAAGAAAACCTCAAACTCGAAAGACAAAAGAGAATCCTTTGGGTGTTTTCTACTAGCATGATTCATTGTGATACCTGCAAATTAGAAGTGACAAAAATCAACCACATACTGATGTCCATATTAGTTTGTCCTCCATGAACATGATTGTGAATGACGGGGGATGCAGCACAGGGAAAGAGTCCAAAGGAGAACAGTTAGCCAAAATTACACAGcctttggatcttcagatcaagTTTTTTTAGGGGTCTTCATCACTCAATCTACAGATTCAACTTTTGAGCTGGCAGAGACTGGATGTGGTGTGGCTTCTGCTGCTGGATAGATCTGATTTGCTGTAGAGCAAGGTCCTGATGATATGTGATTCCAACTAAAGCCAGGACAAAAGAAAGCCAGAAAGAAATCCCAGTTGTATGCATAATTCAGATAAGAAAGAAGTTGATGTTCACTATAAATTCTCATTTCAATCCAGGAGCACACAAGAAAGTAGAAAATGCATctaaaatataaggttttttttttcatattgatGATGCCATATGTGATGCCACTTCCTAAACTGGTGCTTGCACTTCATAAACACGAGGCTAATGTCTCTTTAGCAGAGCAGCAGGAAGGATCAAAAGATTAATGCCTCAATTGTTGAATCTAAGAATTAAATCAATGTAAAAAATTATTAGCAACCGGTATGTATTTATATAACTTTCAGCTGTATAACTGTTGTTTCTTGTAGGTACATGTGCAATCTAAAGCTTTCCTAACATCACTGTAATCCCGATGTTTCTGATATCAACACAACTTAATGGTTCCATGTTCTTGTAAACCAGAAGTCTTGATTTTGATGCTCATATTTTAACAAAAAACCTTGAGTTAGAATATTCAGGAGCTAAAAGAAGAAGTAACCATATACAACTTGGATGAGCAAAGTTTAACTTTGGGTATGCATCAGCTGAAGTTTTCAACAGGATGATAACACAGTACATCTGTAAAGAATCAATCACCTATCAATTTTTGCAGCTTCTTTGacaaggtccacataagtcatccAGACAAGTAATGGAAAAGGACATCTCTGCTCAATGATGATGAAACACTGGATGTTCAATAGCATTGTGTAACAAAATTCGTACAACAAGAACCAAGGTTTGAACACATTACTAGGAACAATCTGCCTCAACTTCGGAATTTTGCACAAGGGTGAGGAAACAAAA
The window above is part of the Musa acuminata AAA Group cultivar baxijiao chromosome BXJ2-6, Cavendish_Baxijiao_AAA, whole genome shotgun sequence genome. Proteins encoded here:
- the LOC135615420 gene encoding auxin transporter-like protein 3 yields the protein MASEKVETIVAGNYVEMEREGEVKASKSKLSRYFWHGGSVYDAWFSCASNQVAQVLLTLPYSFSQLGMLSGILFQLFYGLMGSWTAYLISALYVEYRTRKEREKVDFRNHVIQWFEVLDGLLGKHWRNAGLFFNCTFLLFGSVIQLIACASNIYYINDNLDKRTWTYIFGACCATTVFIPSFHNYRIWSFLGLLMTTYTAWYLTAAALLHGQVEGVTHSGPSKLVLYFTGATNILYTFGGHAVTVEIMHAMWKPQKFKLVYLFATLYVLTLTLPSAAAMYWAFGDMLLDHSNAFSLLPRSGFRNAAVVVMLIHQFITFGFACTPLYFVWEKAIGMHKTKSVCKRALARLPVVIPIWFLAIIFPFFGPINSTVGSLLVSFTVYIIPAMAHMMTFAPASARENAVERPASFLGGWVGHYCMNAFVVVWVLVVGFGFGGWASMLNFVHQVDTFGLFTKCYQCPPRH